In Bradyrhizobium sp. WD16, the genomic stretch GCAGGGTGTCGACCACCTTGTGCAGCTCGGTGATGCCCGCCTCGGCGGTGCGCATCCGGCGCTGGCCCTCGAAGTGGAACGGCTTGGTGACGACGCCGACGGTGAGAATGCCCATCTCCCGCGCGGTCTTGGCGATCACCGGCGCCGCGCCGGTGCCGGTGCCGCCGCCCATGCCGCAGGTGACGAAGACCATGTTGGCGCCCGACAGATGATCGCGGATCTCGTCGATCACCTCCTGCGCCGCGGCCGCGCCGACATCCGGCTGCGATCCGGCGCCGAGCCCCTGGGTGACCTGGGTTCCCATCTGGATGATGCGCTCGGCCTTGGACATGGTCAGCGCCTGCGCGTCGGTATTGGCGACGACGAAATCGACCCCGACCAGGCCGGCGGTGATCATGTTGTTGACGGCATTGCCGCCGGCACCGCCGACGCCGAACACGGTGATCCGCGGCTTCAGCTCGCGAATATCGGGAATGTTGAGATTGATGGTCATGTCTGCCTCTCGATTACGCGCGCGTTGTGCCGGAATGCCTGCGGTCCATGACCGAAGCCGATGGTGAACTCACTGAATGCCGATGCCGGATCATCAGAATCCCTCACGAAGCCACTGCCCCACCTTGCCGAAATAGCCGCCACCGTAAGTCCCCGTCCGGACCTGCCGGGCGTAGCGCGGCTCGACATGTTCGAGATGGGCGAATTGCGGATAGACCAGCAGGCCGGTCGGCACCGCGAAGGCGGCGCTCTTGGCCTCGTTCGGCAGCCGGGCGAAACCCAGCGGCCGGCCGATCCGCACCGGGCGGTTGAGGATCCGGCCGGCGAGTTCGGGGATGCCGGTGAGCTGGGAGGCGCCGCCGGTCAGAACCACGCGGGCGCGCGGTTCTGCCGCAAAAGGCGACTCCGCCAGCCGGTCGCGGACCATCTCGAAAATCTCCTCGGCACGGTGGCGGATGATATTGGCGATCATGGCGCGGGACACGATGTGCGAAGCGTCATGGTCGTGGTCGTCGACCGCCGGCACCCTCATCATCTCGCGAGCGTCGGATCCACCCGTCAGCACAGTCCCGTATAAAGTCTTGATTCGCTCGGCATCTGCAATGCATGCGCCGAGCCCGCGTGCAAGATCCATGGTGATGTGTTGCCCGCCGAGCGCAAATCCGCTGGCATGGACGAAACGTCCGGTCGAATAGATCGCGATGGACGTGGTTCCCGCCCCCATGTCGACGATCGCGGCACCGGTGTCGATCTCGTCGTCGGTCAGGACCGAGAGCGCGGCGAGATAGGGACCCGCGGCCATCGCCTCGACGTTGAGATGGCAGCGCTCCACCACCAGCATCAGGTTCTTGACCACCATGGAATCGGCGGTGACGACGTTCATGTCGACCCCGAACTGGTGGGCCACCATGCCGCGCGGATCGCGGATGCCCTTGACGCCGTCGAGGGAATAGCCGACCGGCAAGGCATGCAGCGAGGTGCGGCCGACGCCGGTGGCGTGGCGCATGCCGGTGCCGGTGACGCGGCCGACGTCGTCCGGCGACACCGTGCCGCCGCGAATATCGGCTGCCGCCTCGATCAGCTGCCCCTGCAGCCGGCCGGCAGAAACCGACAACAGGACGGATTCGACCTGGACCTTGGCCATGCGTTCGGCGATCGCCACAGCCTGGCGGACCGACTGTTCGCACTGGGCGAGATCGGCGACGGCGCCGGCCTTCACCCCGAACGACTGGATATGGCTGATGCCCATCAGCTCGATGGCATGGCTGCGGCCGCGCAGCGCCTCGGCCGGCCCGCAGGGCTTCAGCCGCGCGATCAGGCAGGCGATCTTGCTGGTGCCGATATCGAGGGCGGCCACGATCGTGGTCCGTCCCGCCGGGATCGGGCGCGTCTTGGGCGTCTGCTGGCCGTCAAGGCTCGTCATGCGTCGCTGCCCTTGCGCTTGGTGGTCTTCTTGTCCTTGAGGAGATCCTCACGGGCCTTGGCCGCATCGTCGGACAGCCGCACGGTGATGCGGTCAGGCAGCCGAAGGTCGATGGCGGTGATATCGCGCGAGAACAGGCGGTCCTCCCGGTCGAGCTTCGACAGAAGCGCCAGCGCCTCCTCGAGCCCCTGCTCGGGCAGGCGGACGTCGAGGCCGTCGTTGAGGCGCAAATTCCAGCGCCGCTCGCCGACATAGACGATGGCGCGGACCGCCGAGCGGACCTGCGGATATTGCGACAGCAGGCTGAGGAAATCCTTCGCCCGCGACTCGGCGCCCTTGCCCACCACCAGCGGCAGCGAGACGAAGCGGCGCGACACCCAGGGTTCGAGCACCGCGCCGTCCTCGGCGATCACCGACACCGCGCCGTCCTGCTGCCACAGGGCGAAAGGCTTGCGCTCGGTCAGATCGATCTGGAGACGGCCGGGATAGAGCTTGAGCACGGTGGCGTCGGCGATCCAGGGGCTGGCCTTGAGGCGGTCGCGCACCGTCGCCGCGTCGAGGAACAGAAGCGACGAACGGCCGGTGACGCCGCCGATGGCGAGGACCTCGTCGTAGGTCAGCTGCTTGCGCCCCGTGATGCCGACCTCGGTGATGCGGAAGCCGACCGAATTGGCCGCGGCGTTGCGGCCATCGCTGAGCGCGGTGGCGACCGCCTCGACATGACCGCCACGCACCGCGCCGAAGGCGAGGCTGCCGGCGAGCAGGGTCAGGGTGGCGAAGGCGCCGAAACGGCGGGGCAAGCGGCGATGCAGCACGGCGAGGAAATGCGGCAGCTCGTCCTCGCGCACGAACGAGACGTCGCGGACCTCGTCGGCGCGCGCCGGCGCTCCGCCGCGGCGCGGCGTTTTCGTCTGTCCGGACTGGGGCCTCGTCTGTCTCAACGACCGATCGAGGCGTCCTCCACCATCCATTCCACGAGCTCGTCAAACGTTGCGCCTGCACCGATTGCAGGCTCTGGCGCAGGTGACGTCTCGGTCATGCCGGCTGGGTGTCGAATCGAGGCAGATCAGACCCTCCGTCCCCTCGATGCGATCGTCGTTGCGGAAATCCGCACGGCTCACGCCCCGGCAGCCAAGCGCCTCATGCGCCGCCAGCGTTAACCTTCGGACGTCCTGGTAAACAAATGGTAAAGCCGATGCAGGCAGGACGCGATTTAGCTCGTCGGGAGAATAGTTTGCCTCGTTAACGGCGACCGAAAGCGAGGGAACCCGGGCCTGGGCCGATCGCCCCGGCTGGCCCGCCAGGGTTCCTAGTGTCCTGTTTCCAACGTTCGTATCCCATTGCAGCAGGCGCTCATACGAACGTTGGAAACAAGGGGACACTAGAGCAGACTCCGATCAAGGTGGATCATATCCGCATGCGGCGAAGTAGTTTGCGCATTGGGCGGGCTTGAAGATGTCGGCGCAGGTTTCGAGGGCGCGCATCAGGGCGGCGACAGTTCGCTCGGCGATTTTGCGCAAATGCGCTTTCAGCTTGGAAAACGCCTTCTCGATCGGGTTCATGTCGGGGCTATAGGGCGGGAGGTAGAGCAGCTCGGCGCCCGCGGCCTCGATCAACTCCTTGACCCGCGGCCCCTTGTGGGCGGACAGATTGTCCATGACGACAACGTCGCCTTTCGTGAGGGTAGGAACGAGGCAGTGTTCCACCCAGTCCTCGAACAGGGCGGCGGTGATCGGACGATCATAGGTCTTCGCCGCCACGAGCCCGCGAAGGCGGATGCCGGCGACGAGCGTGACCGTCTTGTAATGGCCGTGCGGCACGCCGACGCGCAGCCGCCGCCCACGCCGGCAACGCCCGCCTTTGCGCGCCAAATTGGTCGAGGCGCCCGTTTCGTCGATGAAGACGAGCTTCTCGGGATCGAGATCGAGCTGTCGCTCGAACCATTCGAGGCGTTGCTTCAGGACGTCCGGCCGCTGCTGCTCCGAGGCGTGTGCGGTCTTTTTTTAAACGTGACGCCATGACGGTCGAAGAAGCGCCACAGCACGGAACTCGAAAAATGCTCGCCGCAATTCCTGATCAGACGTTCCTGGATCTCCAGCAGGGTGACGTCCGGCGTGCGCCGGATCAGACCCATCAGATAGCCGTGATGGGCTTCGATGCGGCCGGAGCGGCGATCGCCTCCAGTCGGCTTCGGCGACATTTCTCCCGTCGTCTCGAATTGCTTGACCCAGCGCACGGCGCTCGCAATGCTGACTTCGAAACGCTTCGCCGCCGCATTGCGCGACAGCCCGCCCGAGACGACAGCCTCCACCACTCGTTTGCGAAGATCGTCGGAAAGCGCCATTCCAGCCGCCTCCATTCTGCGGCAGGAATCATGAATCAGATGTCAGCCGATTCGGGAATCCTGATTCGATTCACATCGCTCGGAGCCTGCTCTAGTGTCCTGTCTCCGAATTACCGCTTCATTTGCCTCACCCTCGCACGGTAATTCGGAGACATAAAGGACACTAGCAAAATCAAAGCGCTAGTGTGGCTTATGTCTCGCAATTGCCTACGAGAGACTGGCCGCAAAGGCGGTAGGCAATTGCGAGACGCCACACTAGCGGCCGACGGCCGGTTAAACCGGCGTCCGCCGTGCCGCCAGCGCGATCTGGCCCTTCAGGAAATCGACGAAGTCGATCCCCTGCACCTTGAGGGACTTGGGGTAGAGCGACGACTTGGTCAGGCCCGGCAGCGTATTGGTCTCGAGATAGACCATGCCGTTCGCCGAGACGATGAAGTCCGACCGGGAATAGCCGCGGCAAGACATCACTTTATGGGCCCTGACCGCCTGGTCCATGATCTGCGCCGTGACCTCGGCGGAGAACCGTCCGGGACAGATCTCCTGGGTCGACTTGGCGAGATACTTCGCCGTGTAGTCGAAACCGCCGTCCGCCGGGATGATCTCGATCGGCGGCAGCGCGATCACCGATCCGTCCGCCTGCTCGAGCACCCCGCAGGTCGCTTCCACGCCCGCGACGAAGGGCTCGATCAGATAGTCCTCGGTCTTCGCTGCATGGCGGACCGCGACCAGATCCTGGGTCGCGTTGACGAAGATCAGCCCGTAGCTCGATCCGTCCCGCGCCGGCTTGGCAATCAGCCGGCCATGTTCGGCGAGCGCCGCCTCCATCTCGTCGAGCGCCACGCCTTGCGGCGCCCGCACCCCGGCGATGGCGGCGAAGCGCTTGGCCGCGACCTTGTCGAACGCAAGATGCGAGGAGGCCGAGCCGGAGCCGGTGAACGGCACATTGCGCATCTCGCACATCGCCTGGAGTTCGCCGTTCTCGGCGACGCCGCCGTGCAGGCCGAATACCAGCAGACGCTTCTCGGCGCTCGCCCTGTCGAGCGCCGGTTCGATGGCGCCGAGGCTGCGGCCGTCCGCCTTGAACGGCTCCTCGAACGGCCGGATATGCGCGAGCAGCGCCGCGGGGCTGGTGTCGTGGACACTGCCGTCGACATCCCAGAACCACAGGTCGGCGTCGGGCAGCGCCGAATGCAGCGCCTGAGCGGTCGCCACCGAGACGAGGCGCTCCTTGCTCAGGCCGCCGAACAGTATCGTAATCCGCATCGTTTCGTTCCGCTGATGATTCGCCGCGCCGATGATTGAAGGCGCACGGCGTTAATTCTTCTCCACCCCGATCCGCTTGATCTCCCAGTGCAGGTCGATCCCGGACTGGGCCTTGACCCGCGCCCGCACGGTTTCGCCCAGCGTCTCGATATCCGCACCGGTCGCGTCGCCGGTGTTGATCAGGAAATTGCAGTGCATCTGTGAGACCTGGGCGCCACCGATGCGGAAGCCGCGCAGGCCCGCGGCATCGATCAGCTTCCAGGCGCTGTGGCCGGGTGGATTCTTGAAAGTCGAGCCGCCGGTCTTTTCCCGGATCGGTTGCGCGGTCTCGCGATGGGTCTGCACCTGCGCCATGCGGGCGCGGATGATCTCGGGCTCGGCGAGGCGGCCGCGAAACAGCGCCTGGGTGAAGATCACGCCTTCGTCGACGCCGCAATGGCGATAGCTGAAGCCCATCTGCGCATTGCTGAAATGGCGGATCTCGCCCTGCCGCGTCACGCCGCGCGCCTCGACCATCACGTCCTTGGTCTCGCCGCCATTGGCGCCGGCATTCATCCGCAGCGCCCCGCCGATCGAGCCCGGAATGCCGAAATAGAATTCGAGCCCGGCGATGGAGGCCGCGGCGGCGGCCTCGGCGACGCGGCGGTCGAGCGCCGCCGCGCCGGCGCGGAGGCTGTCGCCCTCGGCCGTGACGGTGCCGAAGCCGCGCGGGGAGAGGCGAATGACGACGCCCGGCAGACCGCCGTCGCGCACGATCAGGTTGGAGCCGACGCCGATCGGGCAGACCGCAATCTCCGCCGGCAGGCGCGCCAGGAAATAGGCGAGATCGTCCTCGTCGGCCGGCGTGAACAGCACCTGCGCCGGCCCGCCGACC encodes the following:
- a CDS encoding D-alanine--D-alanine ligase — encoded protein: MRITILFGGLSKERLVSVATAQALHSALPDADLWFWDVDGSVHDTSPAALLAHIRPFEEPFKADGRSLGAIEPALDRASAEKRLLVFGLHGGVAENGELQAMCEMRNVPFTGSGSASSHLAFDKVAAKRFAAIAGVRAPQGVALDEMEAALAEHGRLIAKPARDGSSYGLIFVNATQDLVAVRHAAKTEDYLIEPFVAGVEATCGVLEQADGSVIALPPIEIIPADGGFDYTAKYLAKSTQEICPGRFSAEVTAQIMDQAVRAHKVMSCRGYSRSDFIVSANGMVYLETNTLPGLTKSSLYPKSLKVQGIDFVDFLKGQIALAARRTPV
- a CDS encoding cell division protein FtsQ/DivIB; amino-acid sequence: MDGGGRLDRSLRQTRPQSGQTKTPRRGGAPARADEVRDVSFVREDELPHFLAVLHRRLPRRFGAFATLTLLAGSLAFGAVRGGHVEAVATALSDGRNAAANSVGFRITEVGITGRKQLTYDEVLAIGGVTGRSSLLFLDAATVRDRLKASPWIADATVLKLYPGRLQIDLTERKPFALWQQDGAVSVIAEDGAVLEPWVSRRFVSLPLVVGKGAESRAKDFLSLLSQYPQVRSAVRAIVYVGERRWNLRLNDGLDVRLPEQGLEEALALLSKLDREDRLFSRDITAIDLRLPDRITVRLSDDAAKAREDLLKDKKTTKRKGSDA
- the ftsA gene encoding cell division protein FtsA; this translates as MTSLDGQQTPKTRPIPAGRTTIVAALDIGTSKIACLIARLKPCGPAEALRGRSHAIELMGISHIQSFGVKAGAVADLAQCEQSVRQAVAIAERMAKVQVESVLLSVSAGRLQGQLIEAAADIRGGTVSPDDVGRVTGTGMRHATGVGRTSLHALPVGYSLDGVKGIRDPRGMVAHQFGVDMNVVTADSMVVKNLMLVVERCHLNVEAMAAGPYLAALSVLTDDEIDTGAAIVDMGAGTTSIAIYSTGRFVHASGFALGGQHITMDLARGLGACIADAERIKTLYGTVLTGGSDAREMMRVPAVDDHDHDASHIVSRAMIANIIRHRAEEIFEMVRDRLAESPFAAEPRARVVLTGGASQLTGIPELAGRILNRPVRIGRPLGFARLPNEAKSAAFAVPTGLLVYPQFAHLEHVEPRYARQVRTGTYGGGYFGKVGQWLREGF
- a CDS encoding IS630 family transposase (programmed frameshift) — protein: MALSDDLRKRVVEAVVSGGLSRNAAAKRFEVSIASAVRWVKQFETTGEMSPKPTGGDRRSGRIEAHHGYLMGLIRRTPDVTLLEIQERLIRNCGEHFSSSVLWRFFDRHGVTFKKKTAHASEQQRPDVLKQRLEWFERQLDLDPEKLVFIDETGASTNLARKGGRCRRGRRLRVGVPHGHYKTVTLVAGIRLRGLVAAKTYDRPITAALFEDWVEHCLVPTLTKGDVVVMDNLSAHKGPRVKELIEAAGAELLYLPPYSPDMNPIEKAFSKLKAHLRKIAERTVAALMRALETCADIFKPAQCANYFAACGYDPP
- the murB gene encoding UDP-N-acetylmuramate dehydrogenase, producing MSFPDLAASLATAMPELRGRLLGNEALAPLTWFRVGGPAQVLFTPADEDDLAYFLARLPAEIAVCPIGVGSNLIVRDGGLPGVVIRLSPRGFGTVTAEGDSLRAGAAALDRRVAEAAAAASIAGLEFYFGIPGSIGGALRMNAGANGGETKDVMVEARGVTRQGEIRHFSNAQMGFSYRHCGVDEGVIFTQALFRGRLAEPEIIRARMAQVQTHRETAQPIREKTGGSTFKNPPGHSAWKLIDAAGLRGFRIGGAQVSQMHCNFLINTGDATGADIETLGETVRARVKAQSGIDLHWEIKRIGVEKN